A part of Liolophura sinensis isolate JHLJ2023 chromosome 1, CUHK_Ljap_v2, whole genome shotgun sequence genomic DNA contains:
- the LOC135471541 gene encoding polycomb protein EED-like, whose product MSDNEESPPSKKHRACVSNFDITRSEGSGEDVDDISSTASTTLDDGSRSDTPTQPRRYGRGRNKNKKSKLQFKCTNNLKEDHQQPIFGIQINQNQRPGDPVLFATVGSNRVTVYRCLENGRIKLLQAYVDPSTDESFYTCAWTYDVVTGMPVLLAAGARGIIRVVNPVTMHCCMHFVGHGNAVNELKIHPRDPNMVLSVSKDHTLRMWNLKTSVCVAIFGGVEGHRDEVLSADFNIEGTRIVSCGMDHSLKLWKCNKPEVIKAMEMSYVYKVSNSTRAYPTLEQHYPDFSTRDIHRNYVDCVRWLGNFLLSKSCENCIVCWKPGRLNQQDVKISDNEVTILHRFDYKECDIWYMRFSLDYWQKVMALGNQVGRVYVWDIDDDDPTQYTCTVLHHQKCASAVRQTSFSRDGKLLLCVCDDGSIWRWDRVK is encoded by the exons ATGTCGGACAACGAGGAAAGCCCGCCTTCCAAGAAACATCGGGCATGTGTTAGTAACTTCGATATTACCCGATCAGAAGGCTCTGGTGAAGATGTT GATGACATATCCAGCACTGCCAGTACCACACTAGACGATGGATCCCGTAGTGACACACCCACCCAACCCAGGCGATATGGCCGAGGcagaaacaagaacaaaaagaGTAAACTGCAGTTCAAATGCACAAATAACCTGAAG GAAGACCACCAGCAACCGATATTTGGTATTCAGATTAACCAGAATCAGAGACCAGGAGATCCTGTTTTGTTTGCCACTGTGGGCAGCAATAGA gtcacagtgtacagatgtTTGGAGAATGGTAGGATAAAGTTACTACAGGCTTATGTAGACCCTTCT ACAGATGAGAGTTTCTACACGTGTGCGTGGACATATGATGTGGTGACAGGGATGCCTGTGCTTCTGGCAGCGGGGGCCCGGGGCATCATCAGAGTGGTTAACCCTGTCACTATGCACTGCTGTATG CATTTCGTTGGACATGGTAATGCCGTCAATGAACTGAAGATCCACCCACGAGATCCAAATATGGTGTTGTCAGTCAGTAAAG ACCATACTCTAAGAATGTGGAACTTGAAAACATCGGTGTGCGTGGCTATTTTTGGAGGTGTGGAGGGTCATAGAGATGAAGTCCTTAGTGCA GACTTCAACATAGAAGGAACACGTATTGTATCATGTGGGATGGATCACTCCCTCAAACTGTGGAAGTGCAACAAGCCAGAGGTGATTAAAGCCATGGAGATGTCCTATGTGTACAAGGTCTCCAACAGCACCAG AGCTTACCCCACCCTGGAGCAGCATTACCCTGATTTTTCCACAAGGGATATTCATAGGAATTATGTAGACTGTGTCCGCTGGCTTGGTAACTTCCTGCTCTCAAAG TCATGTGAGAACTGTATAGTTTGCTGGAAGCCAGGCCGTCTCAACCAGCAGGATGTGAAGATCTCAGACAACGAAGTCACCATATTACACAGATTTGACTACAAGGAGTGTGACATCTGGTACATGAGGTTCTCACTTGACTATTGGCAGAAG GTGATGGCACTTGGGAACCAGGTGGGCCGAGTGTATGTTTGGGACATTGATGATGATGACCCTACCCAATACAc GTGTACAGTGTTACATCATCAGAAATGTGCCTCAGCTGTCCGGCAGACGTCTTTCTCTCGAGACGGAAAGCTCctcctgtgtgtgtgtgatgacgGGTCTATATGGAGATGGGACCGTGTTAAATGA